The window ATTGTCACCCGGCAATGGTGTCAGCGTTGCAAGAGCAAAGCCAAAAGTTGTGGCACTTAAGTAACGTATTTACTAATGAGCCGGCTATCCGCTTGGCTAAAAAATTAACAGACGCTACTTTTGCTGACCGTGTTTACTACGCAAACTCTGGCGCAGAAGCCAACGAAGCGGCACTTAAGCTGGCGCGTCGCTGGGCCATTGAAAAGCACGGCGAGCATAAGCAAAAAATTATTGCTTTTACTAAAGGTTTCCACGGTCGTACTTTCTTTACGGTAACCGTTGGTGGTCAACCGGCCTACTCAGACGGCTTTGGTCCAAAACCAGGCGCTGTTGAACACGTTGACTATAACGATGCTGAAGCGTTGAAAGCACTTATTTCTGACGACACGTGTGCCGTTATGATGGAGCCGCTGCAGGGTGAAGGTGGTGTAGTAGCGCCAGACGTTGAGTTCGTGAAAACGGTGCGTGAATTGTGTGACGAGAATAACGCACTGCTTATTTTCGACGAAGTTCAAACGGGTTTTGGCCGTACCGGCACACTTTACGCTTACGAGCAGTTAGGCGTAACACCTGACATTTTAACTTCTGCTAAAGCATTGGGCGGCGGTTTCCCAATTGGCGCTATGTTAACGACTAAAGAAATTGCAGAGCACCTGAAACCAGGAACGCATGGCAGTACTTATGGTGGTAACCCGTTAGCTTGTGCTGTTTCTGAAGCGGTATTCGATATTGTGAACACCAAAGAAACGTTGGACGGCGTTAAAAAACGCGAGCAGCTTTTCAAAGAAGAACTGCAGCGCATCAATGAAAAGTACAATGTCTTCAGTGAAGTTCGTGGCCAGGGCTTGTTGCTGGGCGCGGCGCTCAACGGGCAATATGAAGGTAAAGCACGTGAGTTCTTGTTAGCGGGACAAGAGCACGGCGTGATGGTATTGGTAGCGGGGGCAAACGTTGTACGTTTTACCCCATCGCTCATCATCTCTGAAGACGATATCAAAGAAGGCCTGCAACGCTTTGAAAAAGCCGTTGCTCAGGTTGCTGGTTAATTACTGAGGCGTTTTTATGTTGCTAATCAGACCCATTAAGCCGTCAGATTACGAAGCGTTGTATCAGTGTGCGATTGAGTCGGGTCACGGGTTTACCTCGTTGCCCGTTGACCAGTCGCTATTAGAGCGCCGTATTGATCGTGCCCAAAAGGCTTTTCGAAAAGAGAACGTCGAAACACCGGGTGACGAAAGTTACCTATTTGTGATGGAAGACACCGAAACCGGAACCATCGCGGGTGTGAGTGGTATTGAAGCTGCGGTGGGTCTGGATGAAGCATTTTGGCATTACCGTCTCGGTAAAGTCGTGCATCATTCAGAAAAACTTAATATCTATAATGCATTGGAAACGTTGACCTTGTGTAACGACTACACGGGTGTGTCAGAGTTGTGCACTTTGTTCTTGCGCGAACCCTATCGTCACAACATGAACGGTCGCACGTTGTCGCGTTTCCGTATGTTGTTTTTGGCTCAGTTTAAGCAGCGTTTTAGCGACTGGGTGATTGCAGAAATGCGTGGGGTTTCCGACGACAATGGCGATTCACCGTTTTGGACCTGGTTGGAAGATAATTTCTTTTCCATGGATTTTCCAAAAGCGGATTACCTAAGCGGTATTGGCGATAAAACCTTTATTGCTGAGCTGATGCCACGCTTTCCAATTTACACGAACTTGTTGAGTGATGAAGCACAAGCGGTTATTGGGAAAGTGCACGACAACACGCGACCAGCACTTAAGTTGCTGGAATCGGAAGGTTTCCGTTTCCGTGGCTTTGTCGATATTTTTGATGCGGGTCCAACGGTAGAAGCCGAGGTCTGCAACTTAAACAGTGTAAGAAACAGCAAAGTGGTAACCGTGAGTGTTAAAGAACAAGTGCCTGAAGTTGAAGCAGCGGTGCCACATATTGTCTGCAATACTCAGCTTGAAAACTTTCGAGCCACCAAACTGTTGTTAACAGAAGGCGCAGATGAGCTGATTCTCGATAACGAGCAAGCCGAAAAAATGCATTTAAGTGACGGCGACGACGTTCGAATTGTCGCACTTTAAGCAGGAGCTAAATTTATGACGAACAGTATTCAATTTATTAACGGAGCTTGGGAAGCAGGCGAAGGTCAGAAGTTCGACTCGGTCGATCCAGCTCGTAATGAAGTTATTTGGTCTGGTGAATCAGCCAGTGCCAACCAAGTTGAAAAGGCGGTAATGGCCGCTCGTGAGGCTTTCCCTGAGTGGGCTGACAAGTCTGTCGACGAGCGCTTGGCAATTTGTAAAAAATTCTCGGAGTTACTGGAAGAAAACAAAGAGCACTTGGCGCGCACCATGGCGAAAGAAACGGGCAAACCCGTTTGGGAAACTCGCACGGAAGTTGGTGCAATGATCGGCAAAGTAGCGATTTCAGAAAAGGCTTACCATGAGCGCACTGGCACAGTTGAAAATGAAATGCCCGGCGCGAAAGCTTTTATTCGTCACAAGCCTCACGGTGTCGTTGCTGTTTATGGGCCTTATAACTTCCCCGGGCATCTGCCAAATGGTCACATTGTGCCAGCGTTAATCGCCGGAAACACCATTGTCTTTAAACCGAGCGAGTTGACCCCAATGGTGGCTCAGGAAACGGTTAAGCTTTGGGAAAAAGCGGGCATACCTGCTGGCGTAATCAACTTGGTACAAGGCGAAGTTGAGACTGGTAAAGCGCTGTCTGCGCATCCACAAATTGACGGCTTGTACTTTACCGGCTCGTCGAATACTGGGCACTTGCTGCACAAGCAGTTTGGTGGACGCCCGGACAAGATCTTAGCGCTGGAAATGGGGGGGAATAACCCGTTACTGGTGAAAAATGTGTCTGATATTGACGCTGCGGTTCACAATATTGTGCAGTCTGCTTTTATCACCTCAGGTCAGCGTTGTACTTGTGCGCGCCGCCTGTTTATTGAAGATTCAGAGCAAGGTCGTGCAGTGCTGGAACGCTTGGTGGAAGTCACAGAAAACATTCTGGTTGATGACTACGAGGCAGATCCGCAGCCTTTCATGGGTGCCATGATTTCTGCTAAAGCTGCCGGCGAAATGGTCGATGCACAGAATGAGCTTTTGCATAAAGGTGCGAAGTCGCTGGTTCGTATGAAACAGGAAGACCCTAAAAAAGGGTTTGTGACACCGGGTATTGTTGATGTAACCGGCGTTGAAGGCCTTGAAGACGAAGAGCACTTTGGCCCACTGCTAAAAGTGTATCGCTATAAAGAGCTTGATGGCGCGATTAAAGAAGCGAATAACACGCGTTATGGTTTGTCGGCAGGCATTTTGTGTGACGACGAGCAGACCTATCGCTACTTCTTTAAGCACATTCGGGCAGGCATTGTGAACTGGAATAAGCCAATTACAGGTGCGAGTAGCGCTGCACCATTTGGCGGCATTGGTGCGAGTGGCAACCACAGAGCAAGCGCTTACTACGCGGCTGACTACTGTGCATACCCGGTTGCCTCTGTTGAGGCTGACTCGATGACGTTACCTGAGTCATTAGCGCCGGGACTTAAATTCTAGTCACAATCTGTGCTACTTTAGCGGTTGGGCAATTTGAATGGTTGTCCAACCGCATACATAAAGAGAGTCAGATGATAGTAGAAAACGACGGATACATTGAGCTGATTCAGTACTTAACGGGGCAGTTACCGTTATTTTCTGACCAAAGCGCTCAGGAAAAAACCGCAGACTACACGCTGCGGGACTTAATGGAAGAAAAGCTTTCCATGAGCATGATGGCGGTTTTTGAGCAAAACGAATTGAGTCAGGAACAACGGCTCGACATAGTCCGTGAAACCGACGCTATCGTTTATGACCTAGAAGAAGTTCTCTCCAAAGTGCTGGATACTCACCCTACCTCAGAGCAGGAAGCCTTCATTGATGAATTTGTTGGGCTGGTCAAAAACTTGTTTGACGAACACCTGCGAGAATACCGCGTATAAACCTTTTTAATACGACAAGGAACAATAATGGCTGATAACACGATGAACGCAAAAGTGAGCTGGCATGAGGATATGACGTTTGTGGCGACTTCCGGCAGCGGTCACCAGGTCATAATGGACGGAGATTCGCCTGGCAAAGCACCAAGCCCAATGGAAATGGTGCTAATGTCCGCTGGCAGCTGCGCCTCTGTTGATGTTGTCAGTATCCTACAAAAAGCCCGTCAGGACTTTAGCGAATGCTACTGTGAGCTTTCTGGTAAGCGCGCTGACTCAACCCCCAAAGTGTTTACAGACATTCATATCGAGTTTGTGGTGGTTGGCAAAAACGTCAGCGAAAGTCATGTTGATCGTGCAGTCAAATTGTCAGCCGACAAGTACTGCTCGGTGGCTAAAATGCTGGAAGCCTCAGTCAACATCACTCATAGTTATCGTATCGAAGAAGCGTAGAGTTACTGTTGGCTGGAAATCCAGTCGACCTGTCGGCGAACTTGGTTTTTTCTATCCATTATTTGTTCAATCAATGGTGTTAAAATCAGCTCCATTGCCAACGCCATTTTCCCACCCGGAACGACTAACGTATTGGTCCGGGACATAAATGACCCCTCTATCATTTGTAAGTAAAACGGAAAGTCGACGTTTTTAATTCCGCGGAAACGAATGACCACGAAGCTTTCGTCCAGTGACGGTATGTCCTTCGCACTAAATGGGTTAGATGTATCGACAGTAGGCACGCGCTGGAAGTTAATATGGGTACGTGAGAACTGCGGCACAATATGGTGAATGTAGTCTTCCATACTGCGAACAATGCTTGTGGTCACTGCTTCCCGGGAGTGGCCGCGCTCTGAGGTGTCACGAATTAACTTCTGAATCCACTCCAAGTTAACAATGGGCACCATGCCAATGAGCAAGTCGACATATTGCGCCACATCATAACTGTCGCCGCAAACACCACCGTGTAAACCTTCGTAGAAAAGCGCATCGGTGTTTTCCGGCAGCTCCTCCCAAGGTGTAAAGGTGCCGGGCATTTGATTATAAGGCACAGCATCATCAAAACTGTGTAAGTAACGGCGGATTTTACCCTGGCCGGTTTGCGAGTACGAGCGGAAAAGCGACTCTAAGCGGTCGAAGTCATTCGCTTCAGAGCCAAAATAGCTAATATGGCGACCTTGTTCCTGCGCTTTGCGAATAGCTAAGTCCATTTCCGGGCGGGAATAGCGGTGGAAACTGTCACCTTCGACAAAAGCCGCGCTCACGTCTAGCGAACGGAAGATATGCCGAACGGCTTGACCAGTCGTTGTCGTACCGGCACCCGAAGACCCAGTAACCGCTATAATTGGATGTTTTGATGACATAACATTCCCGCAAACTAAAACAGAACAGTTGTTATACGTTGCTTAGCCCGCAAGATCAATATTAGTAATGTGGTGGTGGCGGTTCGTTGGCGGGGTCGGAATCCGTGCTATTTTGTTCCTGCATCTGCTTCAGACGCTTACCAAGCCAACGAATTTGACGTTGCATCTCGGTCATTTGATGGGTCTGCTCAGTGACTAATTGATTCAGTGATTCAATGGTGTCCTCCTGAAACGTTAATTGCGTTTCAAGATTAGCCATTTGTTCTTCAACTTTCTTTAAATCCATTATTTACTACCTGTTACGTCAATTTCCCACCATTCAACCAGCCCTGCCGAGCTCTCGCTAACGACGGTATTTTCCTCTTCGTCGAATACCACCGCTAGAACGGCCGCATTACTCGGGCGTCCGCCGTCCCGTAAGGCGACTCGCCAATCGCTTAAAAGTTTGCCCGTGGCTGTATCCCATAAAGCAATTCGGCGTGACGGGGCGCCGGTAATTAAGTAGTCACCCGACGGGCTGAATCGAGCTGCACTGAAAATACGTTGGCGGTCAGGAAACTTAAGGCGACTGACCTCCTGTCCGCCTGGTAATGCTCTTATAACCGCGTTGTCGGTGGAGTCAGCCGCAAAGGCGTATTTTCCGTCAGGGTGTAAGGCGACTTGTGTCATGCGACCTTCGTACTCCCAGCGGTGTACTATTTGGCCGCTGCGGGTGTCCCATAAAATAGCCGTGTAGTCGTTAGAAGCACTGAGTACATAGAAGCCATTAGGTGAAATATCCAGAGCGTTGACGGCTTCGGTATGGCCATAAAACTCAATACGTCGTCCCGACTGTGGGTTAAATGCTACTTGCGTGCCATCGCGCTTACCTAAAACCACCGTGCCACCGGACTTGCTGACAACGATGTTTTGGATTCGACCATTACCTATGCTCCAAAAGCCTAGGTTTTTGCCGGTTTCTATGTCCCACATAGAAAATTCGTAACGTGATGCCGCAACGGCGACACTGTTGTCGGCAGCGATATCGACATCAATAATTTGTGAGACTTCGCCTTCTTCGTGTTCCCACTGATACTTAGCGTTGTTGGCATAGCGAGGCCACAACAGGAGCCCGGTTTCGTCTGTGGATACCAAGCTGTATGATGCATCATCGGAGATATCGGCCGCGTAGGTGCCGTTTTCAGCATGAACTTTTTTATGAATTTTGTCAGGGGAAGGCTGACAGGCACTTGCCGCTAAAGTTAATAGCAGTATAGCGCTAAGCTTTATAAAAGGCATAGGCAACTCCCCTGTGGTTGTGTAGTATGGTTCTGTTCACTAACACTATTATGACATAGTCCGAAAGGATGCAAGACGATAATTGGAGAAAACAATGAAACATCTGATGAAGCCGTTGGCAGTATCAGCGGTCGCTTTGGCGTTAGCCGCTTGTTCACAAGAGAAGTTTCCGGCAAACGACACTCAGTTGCAGACAGAAAAAGACAAACAAGCGTACGCATTGGGCTCATCGGTTGGTGGCTTTATAGCTCGTAACTTAGAACGTCAGGAAGAAGCTGACTTTATTCTTGAACGTGATGTCATCATCGCCGGTTTTGTCGACGCAATTAAAGGCGACCCTCAATTGAGCGACGAAGAAGCGGAAGAAATTCTGACGGCAATGCGTCAGGAAGTGATGGAACAGCGTCAAAATGTTTTAGGGCAAAAGTCTGCAGAAGAAGGTAAAGCGTACCTTGAAGAGAACAAGAAAAAAGAAGGCGTTCAAGTAACTGAGTCAGGTCTTCAGTACGAAGTTCTTGAGGAAGGTGAAGGTGACAGTCCTTCTGAAACGGACATGGTGGAAGTTCATTATGAAGGCACGCTAATTAACGGTGAAGTGTTTGATAGCTCTTACGAGCGCGGAGAACCAACGTCATTCCCGTTAAACCGTGTCATTCAAGGCTGGACCGAAGGCCTTCAGTTGATGAAAGAAGGCGCAAAATATCGTTTCGTTATTCCGGCTGAGCTTGCTTACGGTGAGCGCGAAGTGGGTGGTGGTCAAATCCCACCGAACTCGACATTAATTTTCACGGTTGAGTTACTTGACGTAAAAAATACGGAAGAGTCACCTGCAGGCGACACAGAACAGTAATATCTGAACCAGACGTAGCCTGACGCAATAGCGTCAGGCTACGAATGTTTTGCATCTATGCTGATATCAGCTGGTGTTCTTCCAAGTGGTTCAATAGCTGATCTTCAAACTCCATTCGCAGCTCAATGGCTTCACCTAAAGCCGATAAATCGCGATCAAATTTATCGCAGTTATTTGTTGATTCGATATCACCGTATTTATCATTAAAATCCAGCGCTATATCGGTCGTATCTGAAATGAGCGGGAATAAGTCATCCGCTAAGTCATCAACGGAGTGACCCTGGCTGCTCGCTTCGCGCACAATCTGATCATAAATTTCAAAGTGACCACTGGACACATAATCAACCAATTGGCCGCAGAAATTTCGGATATCAACGACGTCTGGCAAACCTTTATGGCTGTTTTCATAGGGGGGCAGGGCGGCAAGCTTGAAATAATTGATCAGTAAGTCCTGACGTTCTTCCAGCCAGTGATCAATCGTTTTGTGAGCGCCACCCCAGCGCTTTTTTGCCTGTTCATTACGGCTTAACATGATACTCTCCGTTATTGATATCAGTCATCAATGTAAATTCTCAGTCGTTAGAACTCAATAGGTTTTACGCAAAAATCGTCCTACAGAAGAAAGAACGGAAATATGGCCACTTTATACGCAACTCCCGCCACTGATGAACCCGCCTGGTGGTTTGTCGTCAGCGCTGATCATGTTTTTCTGACGCATGATGGTGAAGTTCCTTTTGGACCGCTTAATGAACTCGCGTTTCCGGACTTAACGCAATATCAGGTCATTGAAATTGGCGAAATCCGTGAGAGAACTTGCTACCTGGTCATGGCAGATTACATGGATGAGCAGTTCAATGGCGGTGACTTTGCGCCGTTACGACAACTGTTAAGCCCTGAGGACATGGAAATGTTTGCGATGGCAGGGCGCGCCCGTCAATTCAGCGACTTCCTTAATACCCATCGGTTTTGTGGTCGCTGTGGCACAAGGATGCAAAGTGTTGAATGGGAGTTGGCGATGCATTGTCATCAATGCCATCATCGTTGTTACCCGCGCGTTTCGCCTTGCATTATTGTGGCAATCACTAAAGGTGATGAATTACTTCTTGCCCAGGGCAAAAGGCATAAAGCCGGGCTCTATTCCATTTTAGCGGGCTTTGTTGAAGCGGGTGAAAATTTAGAACAGGCGCTTGAGCGTGAGGTTTACGAAGAGGCGGGAATCCGTGTTAAAAACATTCGGTACCATATGAGTCAGCCCTGGTCCTTTCCGCACTCTTTAATGATGGGCTTCACCGCTGAATGGGAGTCAGGAGACTTGCACATTGACCCGCATGAATTGGTTACCGGTGACTGGTTTCCAGTAGATGACTTACCGCAAATACCACCGCATGGCACAATCGCCCGTACGCTTATTGATATAGCCCTAAAGAGGTAGAAAGTCAGTAGCTATAAGTTTTCATGGAGTGCGGGCGCGCTCACTGTTAAAATGCGCCGCAGTATTTTGTTGAAAATGGATGAGTTATGACGGCGCCAGCGCTAAAGAATGATCGTTACCTTCGTGCCTTATTGAAGCAACCCGTTGACCGTACGCCGGTGTGGATGATGCGTCAGGCGGGGCGCTATTTACCAGAGTACAAAGAGGTCCGGGCCGAAGCCGGCGACTTTATGTCGTTATGCCGCAATACAGAGCTGGCCTGTGAAGTAACGCTACAGCCGTTGCGCCGCTTTGATCTTGATGCTGCTATCTTATTCAGTGACATATTAACCATTCCGGATGCTATGGGTCTTGGTTTGTACTTTGAAGCCGGCGAAGGGCCTAAATTTAAGAACCCGGTAAGAGACATGGCGGCGATTAAGAACTTGTCGGTGCCTGATATGGAAGACGAGCTTGGCTATGTGACCGATGCGGTTCGGATGATTCGCCGTGAGCTGCAGGGTGAGGTGCCATTGATAGGCTTTTCCGGCAGCCCCTGGACGCTAGCAACGTATATGGTCGAAGGCGGCAGTACTAAGAACTTCTCGAAAGTTAAGCAGCTGATGTTTGCAGAGCCAGAAGCAATGCACATGCTTCTCGATGTACTGGCCGACTCGGTGACTCAATACTTGAACGCGCAAATAGCCGCTGGTGCCCAGTCAGTCATGATATTTGACACCTGGGGTGGTGTTTTATCGCCTAGGGACTACAAGCAGTTCTCACTGGCCTACATGGAAAAGATCGTAAAAGGACTGACCCGTGAAGCTGACGGGCGTAAAGTGCCGGTGACGCTATTCACTAAAAACGGTGGCCAATGGTTAGAAGCAATGGCTGCAACCGGTACTGACGCTCTTGGTGTTGATTGGACAACTGACTTGTCAGATGCACGAGCTCGCGTTGGCAGTCAGGTAGCGTTACAAGGAAATATGGACCCAAGTGTTCTATACGCTTCGCCGGAACGCATTGAACAGGAAGTTCAGAGCATACTGGAGAGTTTTGGTCATGGAGAGGGTCATGTCTTTAATTTGGGGCATGGCATTCACCCAGAGGTGAACCCAGAGCATGCGAAAGCGTTTATTGACGCCATCCATAAGTACAGTCCGCAATACCACAAGTAGCCCAGCGGGTAAGATCGCAATTAAAATATTGAATTTGCGATTAAAGACCGATAATCCTCGTTAAGCGCACCGCCTTTATGGCGGTGTTTTCCGTACAATAGGCTATGTTTAAAACCGTTGGACACAAGCGTTTAGAGGTCAACATGGCAAAGCGTACCTGGATTAACCCAATTACTATAGTGGTTGTCGTTTTAATAGCGGCAGCTGTTTACTTGTTTGGGTTTCCACCAAAAGAGACTGTAGAGCAAGGAGAGCAGCAGGCCGTACCGGTAAAGGTTCAGCAGGCGGAAATCAGTGAGTTTCGTGACACAATCGAAGCTTTAGGTACGGCGATGGCCAATGAGACCGTCGAAATAACAGCGCAGACCCAGGACGTTGTTGAAAAAATCTATTTTGATAGTGGTGACTTGGTAAAAGAAGGGCAGCTTTTAGCAGAGCTTAACGCTCGCAAAGAAGTCGCCCGTGTCCAGCAAATTAAATTTAGCTTAGATGAAGCAAAACGCCAATTAGACCGCATTGGTGAGCTGCGCCGTGGAAATGCGGCTTCACAACAACAGCTTGATGAGCAACAAGTTAAAGTCAACGGTTTACAGGCTGACTTGGAAGTTGCTGAAGCGACGTTGCGAGAAATGAAAATTTACGCACCATTTTCCGGGCGAGTGGGGATTCGGCAGGTCAGTCCCGGCTCTTTAGTTAGCCCGGGGGATGTTTTCACAACCTTAGACGACATTAAGCCGATAAAAATCGATTTCAGTGTACCGGAGCGTTTCTTTGCCAGTATTGCGGTTGGCCAGGAAGTGATGGCCCGTAGCCGCGCCTACCCGGGAGAACTTTTCAGCGGGCGCATAACCAGTATCGATTCACGCATCGATCCGGTGACCCGTGCCGTACGTGTTCGAGCCAAAATCACCAACGACGACGAGCGCCTGCGTCCGGGGATGCTGCTACAAATAACGTTATTGCGCAGCATTGACGAAGCGATGTTGCTTCCGGAAAAGGCGCTGGTTCCAATACAAAGTCGCCAATATGTGTATGTGTTAACGCCGGATAACCGCGCCCGTCAGAAGGAAGTGACCATTGGTCGCAGAAAGCCTGGCATTGTTGAGATAACTGATGGGCTGAAGCCCGGTGAGAAAGTGATCATTGAAGGTATTGTTCGCCTTCGCGACGGAATTCCAGTATCCGTTCAGGGAGAGTAACTTATGTTGTTGTCTGATCTCTCTGTAAAACGTCCGGTATTCGCGACCGTTCTGAACATATTATTACTGGTGTTTGGCATTGTCGCCTTCACTATGCTGCCGCTGCGTGAGTACCCGGACATTGATCGACCCATTGTCTCGATTGACACCGACTACCCGGGAGCCTCGGCTGAAGTCGTAGAAACGCAAGTTACTCAACTGGTCGAAGACCGGATAAGCGGTATTGAAGGTATCAAAAACATTAGCTCCAGCAGCAGTAATGGCCGCTCGCGTATCAGTATTGAATTCAACCTGACCCGAGATATTGATGCCGCGTCGAATGACGTTCGGGAACGTGTTTCCAGGGTGCTTGATAACCTGCCGGAAGAAGCTGACCCGCCTGAAGTGTCAAAAGCCTCAAGCGATGAAAGTACGGTTGTTTGGTACAACCTGCGCAGCGAGAGCATGTCCATATTAGAGCTGACCGACTATGCAGAGCGCTACATTGTTGACCGCTTGTCAGTGGCTGATGGCGTTGCTCGGGTCGTAATAGGCGGCGATCGCCGTTACGCTATGCGGGTTTGGCTGGATCGTGATGCGATGGCTGCGCGGCGCGTCACTGTAACGGATATTGTCAGCCGCTTGCGGGAAGAAAATATCGAGTTACCTGCAGGGGAAGTGGAATCGACGGACCGAGAGTTTTCGGTTCGCATGGCGCGAGCGTATTTAACACCCGAAGACTTTAGAAACCTGGTGATACGTCAGGGAGACGATGGTTACCTTGTCCGGTTAGGTGAAGTGGCTCGAGTGGAACTAGGAGCCGAAGATGACAAGACTGACTTCCGGGGCAACGGCGTCAATATGGTCGGTATTGGCATCATCAAACAGTCTAAGGGGAACACTCTTGAGGTGGTCAATAATGTTCACCGCGAAATGGAGAATATTCAGGAAACGCTCCCCGAGACCATGTACTTGGCGCCAAGTTATGACTCTTCTATTTTCATTCAGGGCTCAGTGGATGAGGTTTACAACACATTAGCGGTAGCGATGGCGCTGGTTATTGTTGTGATTTACCTGTTCTTGGGGAATGTACGGGCGACCATAGTTCCTGCGTTAACGGTACCTGTCGCCATAATTGCCTCCTACATTGTGCTTTTTGCCTTGGGCTTTTCCATTAACTTATTGACTTTGCTGGCGCTGGTGTTGGCCATTGGTCTGGTGGTTGATGACTCCATTGTCGTGTTAGAGAACATTTACCGACGTATCGAAGAAGGCGAGCCACCTTTGTTGGCGGCTTATCGGGGTGCGCGAGAAGTTGGCTTTGCCGTTATAGCAACCACATTAGTGCTTATTTCCGTGTTTGTACCTTTGGCGTTTCTGGAAGGGAACATTGGTAAGCTCTTTACCGAGTTTGCTCTAGCCATAGCTGCAGCGGTCGCTTTTTCAAGTATTGCAGCACTGACGCTAACCCCGATGTTGAGCTCGAAAGTACTCAGCAAAAAAGAGCGAACCAGTAAGTTTGGTCGGGCGTTTGATGCGACCTTTAACTGGCTGGAAAACGGCTACGGCAACATTCTTGAAAAAAGCGTGAAGCGCCCGCTAATGGCGGTTGTTTTAGTGGTCATGTCAGGTGTGGTTGCCTACGGGTTGTTCAGCTTTATTCCTCAGGAATTTGCGCCACCAGAGGATCGAGGGACCTTTTATATACGCGTCAATAGCGCCGAAGGTGCCAGCTTCGAGTCGAGCTCACGCCATATGGATGAAATTGAGCAAATTCTTTTGCCTTATATCGACGAGGGTAAAATTGATCGTTTAATTGTAAGAGCGCCCGGGTGGGGCGGTAGTGCCGGTATCGCGATTGTTGGCGCGGTGCCATTCGATGAGCGCGACTGGTCAAGTTTTGACTTAATGGAAGAAATGCGAGAGCAGCTGAACTCGGTAGTCGGCGTGCAGGCCTTTGCCTTTATGCGCAGCGGCATTAGTGGCGGCGGCGGTCGCCCTGTGCAGTTCGTGTTGCAGGGGAATACATACGAACGGCTGGCGGATTTTCGTGACATTGTTATTGAAGAAGCATCGAAAAATCCTGGGCTGCAAAACCTGGACAGTGACTATAAAGAAACCTTACCGCAGCTGTTGATTGAAGTCGACGAAGCTAGTGCCGCGGACTTGGGTGTGTCAGTTCAGGATATTGGTATTACACTGCAGTCAGTATTGGGGCAGCGGCGTGTCACAACGTACCTCGACAGAGGCGAAGAATATGACGTGATGCTTGAAGGGGAAAAAGCGGATTATCGAAGCCCCAGTGCTATCGATAATATCTATGTGCGCTCGCGTGAAAGTAATGAACTTATTCCGCTTTCAAATTTGGTCACCATTACTGAGCAGGCAACGTCAGCAAGGCTGAATCGCTATAACCGTATGCGCAGTGTGACAATCGAGGCGAACTTAGCTGAGGGGTATTCGCTGGGTGAAGCGTTGAGCTATCTTGAAGGTGTGGTTAAGGAG is drawn from Idiomarina piscisalsi and contains these coding sequences:
- a CDS encoding efflux RND transporter permease subunit encodes the protein MLLSDLSVKRPVFATVLNILLLVFGIVAFTMLPLREYPDIDRPIVSIDTDYPGASAEVVETQVTQLVEDRISGIEGIKNISSSSSNGRSRISIEFNLTRDIDAASNDVRERVSRVLDNLPEEADPPEVSKASSDESTVVWYNLRSESMSILELTDYAERYIVDRLSVADGVARVVIGGDRRYAMRVWLDRDAMAARRVTVTDIVSRLREENIELPAGEVESTDREFSVRMARAYLTPEDFRNLVIRQGDDGYLVRLGEVARVELGAEDDKTDFRGNGVNMVGIGIIKQSKGNTLEVVNNVHREMENIQETLPETMYLAPSYDSSIFIQGSVDEVYNTLAVAMALVIVVIYLFLGNVRATIVPALTVPVAIIASYIVLFALGFSINLLTLLALVLAIGLVVDDSIVVLENIYRRIEEGEPPLLAAYRGAREVGFAVIATTLVLISVFVPLAFLEGNIGKLFTEFALAIAAAVAFSSIAALTLTPMLSSKVLSKKERTSKFGRAFDATFNWLENGYGNILEKSVKRPLMAVVLVVMSGVVAYGLFSFIPQEFAPPEDRGTFYIRVNSAEGASFESSSRHMDEIEQILLPYIDEGKIDRLIVRAPGWGGSAGIAIVGAVPFDERDWSSFDLMEEMREQLNSVVGVQAFAFMRSGISGGGGRPVQFVLQGNTYERLADFRDIVIEEASKNPGLQNLDSDYKETLPQLLIEVDEASAADLGVSVQDIGITLQSVLGQRRVTTYLDRGEEYDVMLEGEKADYRSPSAIDNIYVRSRESNELIPLSNLVTITEQATSARLNRYNRMRSVTIEANLAEGYSLGEALSYLEGVVKEKLPEDVSIDYKGESQLYKESGSSIVFVFGLALVITFLVLAAQFESFIHPLVIMLAVPMAVVGALIGLYLTGMSINIYSQIGIVMLIGLAAKNGILIVEFANQLRDSGVEFKEAVLRASRQRLRPIVMTAFTTLMSAMPLILGSGPGAESRQVIGTVIFAGVAVSAFLTLFVIPALYIALAQKTSSPMAITRKLESMQEEYPDHHS